TGTATAATATTATGGAAAGAAAATATCATTCATTTGATTTGAAGGAAAAAGCGATGGGACGCTTGGCTACTCAAATAGCTAAGATTTTGAGCGGTCGAAACAAAGTTGACTTTACTCCTCATATTGACGGCGGAGATTTTGTGGTGGTTGCTAATTCCGATGAATTGATAATGAGCGGAGGAAAAGAAATAAAAAAACTCTATCACAAATACAGCGGATATCCCGGAGGAATAAAGACTTTAACGCTGGAAGAAATGAGAAAGAAAGATTCAAGAAAAATAATTAGAGAAGCTGTTTACGGAATGCTTCCTAAAAACAAGCTTCGAGACAAAATGATAAAAAGGCTGTTTATTTATAAAGACGATAAGTTTAATCACAAGATTGATATAAAACACTAATTTATGGCAACTAAAAAAGCTAAAAAAACTGAAAAAGAAGAAGCTAAGGTTAAAAAGACTGAGCCGGCTGTTGAGATTAAAGAAATTAAAGAAACGGGGATAGTCAAAGAAAAAAAGCTCGTTGGCGCTAAAACTGTGGCGGACAAGGCAGTTTCTGAGAAATATTTTTATGCAGTGGGAAGAAGAAAAACTTCTGTCGCGCAAGTTCGAATAA
This Parcubacteria group bacterium DNA region includes the following protein-coding sequences:
- the rplM gene encoding 50S ribosomal protein L13; protein product: MERKYHSFDLKEKAMGRLATQIAKILSGRNKVDFTPHIDGGDFVVVANSDELIMSGGKEIKKLYHKYSGYPGGIKTLTLEEMRKKDSRKIIREAVYGMLPKNKLRDKMIKRLFIYKDDKFNHKIDIKH